Proteins co-encoded in one Mycobacterium mantenii genomic window:
- a CDS encoding class III extradiol ring-cleavage dioxygenase family protein, with amino-acid sequence MGAVLALGATHFPPLALPDERMADVFRWAQRDPELPEEKRDPAALSSLLVRELGDDNGLAAAAAHREELRQNFQRVRDALDEFQPDVVLIWGDDQYELFHEDCVPPFAVCAFDDLETQLWQRPFYKGRPNAWGEPEDTSYPIKGAARAGKKLTTELLSRGFDIAYSYRPLPDRPMPAAFANTLRYLDWSGEGFPYPSLFFSINCYGRRLVKHKGGLAYLSSMPKDISELDPPAPAPARCFDLGAAIAEICLQSKSRVALVASSSWSHAFLNEASRFLLPDTARDRELFAQLHGDKPAAWRDVTLQEVEQAGQHEMLNWFCLAGAVDHLGVRPEWMEMIETDLFTSNKVFGVYQVAGRN; translated from the coding sequence ATGGGTGCAGTACTGGCATTAGGTGCCACACATTTCCCGCCGCTGGCGCTACCCGACGAGCGAATGGCCGACGTGTTCCGCTGGGCGCAGCGGGATCCCGAGCTGCCCGAGGAGAAGCGCGACCCTGCCGCGCTGTCGAGCCTGCTTGTGCGCGAACTGGGCGACGACAACGGCCTGGCCGCGGCGGCAGCCCACCGCGAAGAACTGCGACAGAACTTCCAACGAGTGCGCGATGCCCTGGACGAGTTCCAACCCGATGTCGTGCTGATCTGGGGTGACGATCAGTATGAGCTGTTCCACGAGGACTGCGTCCCGCCCTTCGCGGTATGTGCTTTCGACGACCTGGAAACGCAGCTGTGGCAACGGCCGTTCTACAAGGGCCGGCCGAATGCTTGGGGCGAGCCAGAAGACACGTCGTACCCGATCAAGGGCGCGGCCCGGGCCGGCAAGAAACTCACCACCGAATTGCTGAGCCGCGGCTTCGATATCGCCTATAGCTACCGGCCGCTGCCCGACCGGCCGATGCCGGCCGCGTTCGCGAACACTTTGCGCTACCTCGACTGGAGCGGTGAGGGCTTCCCTTATCCCTCGTTGTTCTTCTCTATCAACTGTTATGGCCGTCGACTGGTCAAACACAAGGGTGGCTTGGCCTATCTGAGTAGCATGCCCAAGGACATCTCTGAATTGGATCCGCCTGCGCCCGCGCCGGCCCGCTGCTTCGACCTCGGTGCGGCAATTGCCGAGATCTGCCTGCAGAGCAAATCACGGGTGGCCCTGGTCGCGTCATCGAGCTGGTCGCACGCCTTCCTTAACGAGGCGAGCCGATTCCTGCTCCCCGACACGGCCCGGGACCGGGAGCTGTTCGCGCAGCTCCATGGTGACAAGCCGGCCGCCTGGCGCGATGTAACACTCCAGGAGGTCGAGCAGGCCGGGCAGCACGAGATGCTGAACTGGTTCTGTCTTGCCGGTGCCGTCGACCACCTCGGTGTGCGTCCCGAGTGGATGGAGATGATCGAGACCGATCTGTTCACCTCGAACAAGGTCTTCGGTGTCTACCAGGTGGCGGGGCGCAACTGA
- a CDS encoding SDR family NAD(P)-dependent oxidoreductase produces MGAFTGKCVIVTGAAGGIGTALSERFATAGASLVLADTNDEGLAKLAAKLEGDHTAPVITSVGDLSTREAAEQMVAQAVSVFGRLDVLVNNAGGGVIRPTLRHTEETLQATINRNLWSALRSTLAALPVMLEAGKGRVIFIGADSVRNGLEDHAIYNAAKGGVHAVAGSLSREFGKQGVTFNVVAPPAVRSPEFERFLREQPELTQRFLSQIPMGRPAEMSEVAALVEFLAGDEAGFINGQVVGVNGGSTLA; encoded by the coding sequence ATGGGCGCATTCACCGGCAAATGCGTCATCGTCACCGGGGCCGCGGGCGGAATCGGTACGGCGTTGAGTGAGCGATTCGCTACCGCCGGCGCGTCGCTCGTGCTGGCCGACACCAACGACGAGGGCCTGGCCAAACTGGCCGCCAAGCTCGAGGGTGATCACACCGCGCCGGTCATTACCAGCGTCGGTGACCTGAGCACCCGGGAAGCGGCCGAACAGATGGTGGCCCAGGCGGTCTCGGTGTTTGGTCGCCTCGATGTGCTGGTCAACAACGCCGGCGGCGGCGTCATCCGGCCGACGCTGCGCCACACCGAGGAAACCCTGCAGGCCACCATCAACCGCAACCTGTGGTCCGCGCTGCGGTCGACGCTGGCCGCGCTCCCGGTGATGCTCGAGGCCGGGAAGGGCCGGGTGATCTTCATCGGCGCCGATTCGGTGCGCAACGGCCTTGAGGACCATGCGATCTACAACGCCGCCAAAGGTGGCGTGCATGCGGTGGCCGGCAGCCTTTCCCGTGAGTTCGGTAAGCAGGGTGTCACTTTCAACGTGGTGGCGCCTCCAGCTGTCCGCTCGCCCGAATTTGAGCGGTTCCTGCGGGAACAGCCCGAACTGACCCAGCGGTTCCTGTCCCAGATCCCGATGGGCCGGCCTGCGGAGATGAGTGAGGTCGCCGCTCTCGTCGAGTTTCTCGCCGGCGACGAGGCGGGATTCATCAACGGCCAGGTGGTCGGCGTGAATGGAGGGTCGACGCTCGCGTGA
- a CDS encoding aromatic ring-hydroxylating oxygenase subunit alpha: MTVNGYKDLVVETPGVDFRVHRSVFTDEEHLKREQKTIFASKWLYVGHATEVAQPGDFVTRTVVGERLIMCRDNSGELRVFFNTCRHRGALVCREPKGNAERFRCLYHAWTYKNSGELVGVAERASFPPSFDPANFGLDSPRFEVYRDFVFATFNRDARPLRDYLAPVLPYLDSIIDQSLAGQMEVVEGTHIYRMGGNWKLIVENSLDGYHGMAVHKTYFAYLNSRGYDLSGGLDGVGLSLGNGHVMMRYKAPFGRSVAKPAPVMSERAQQRVHTIAAELVDKFGEETAQLVGQTSKNILIYPNLLIIDGASLQLRVLDPVAVDHTDVTAWCLAPVGEDSELRKHRIQGYLEFLGPGGFATPDDNEVIEACQEAYGHVRGTEWNIVSKGIGKDVPSMTDEEQIRGFWRQWQTDVVGVDAAAMAGAEES; encoded by the coding sequence GTGACCGTCAACGGATACAAGGATCTGGTCGTCGAAACCCCGGGTGTGGATTTTCGGGTCCATCGGTCGGTCTTTACCGACGAGGAACATCTGAAACGCGAACAGAAGACGATCTTCGCCAGTAAGTGGCTCTACGTCGGTCACGCCACCGAGGTGGCCCAGCCCGGTGACTTCGTCACGCGGACGGTGGTCGGCGAGCGGCTGATCATGTGCCGGGACAACAGCGGTGAGCTTCGGGTCTTCTTCAACACCTGCCGTCACCGTGGTGCGCTGGTCTGTCGCGAGCCTAAGGGAAATGCCGAGCGGTTCCGTTGCCTGTATCACGCGTGGACGTACAAGAATTCGGGCGAGTTGGTCGGTGTCGCCGAGCGCGCGTCGTTCCCGCCCAGTTTCGACCCCGCGAACTTCGGCTTGGATTCGCCCAGGTTTGAGGTGTACCGGGACTTCGTCTTCGCCACGTTCAACCGTGACGCCCGGCCGTTGCGCGACTACCTCGCTCCGGTGCTGCCGTACCTGGATTCCATCATCGATCAATCGCTGGCCGGGCAGATGGAAGTGGTTGAGGGAACACATATCTACCGGATGGGCGGTAACTGGAAGCTCATCGTTGAAAACAGTCTCGACGGCTACCACGGCATGGCCGTGCACAAGACGTATTTCGCCTACCTCAACAGCCGGGGTTACGACCTCAGCGGAGGCTTGGACGGAGTAGGCCTGAGCCTGGGCAACGGACACGTAATGATGCGCTACAAGGCGCCTTTCGGCCGGTCGGTTGCCAAACCCGCTCCGGTGATGAGCGAGCGGGCCCAGCAGCGGGTCCATACCATCGCAGCGGAACTGGTGGACAAGTTCGGCGAGGAGACCGCCCAACTTGTGGGGCAGACCTCCAAGAACATCTTGATCTATCCCAACCTTTTGATCATCGACGGCGCGTCGCTGCAATTGCGGGTGCTCGACCCGGTCGCCGTCGACCACACCGATGTCACGGCCTGGTGCTTGGCCCCCGTCGGCGAGGATTCCGAACTGCGCAAACACCGCATTCAGGGGTATCTGGAATTCCTCGGTCCGGGTGGTTTCGCGACGCCGGACGACAACGAGGTCATCGAAGCCTGCCAGGAAGCCTACGGACACGTGCGCGGCACGGAGTGGAACATCGTCTCCAAGGGAATAGGCAAGGACGTTCCGAGCATGACCGACGAAGAGCAGATACGTGGCTTTTGGCGGCAGTGGCAGACCGACGTTGTCGGCGTGGACGCGGCTGCGATGGCCGGAGCCGAGGAGTCATGA
- a CDS encoding aromatic-ring-hydroxylating dioxygenase subunit beta, which translates to MTKMLSSHPATVDRDTAYEVESFLYHEAELLDTWKLPEWLELLTEDCSYLVPSTDAIDSTTPDETVFIIADSYPQIVGRVERLESEMAFVERPRSRTRRLITNVRVHDNAGNGFEVRSNFVVYRYRRSASHLFTGEYRHVLVRGADGRFRIRERRATLDCEDLRPQGKVSFIL; encoded by the coding sequence ATGACCAAGATGTTGTCTTCCCACCCGGCGACGGTTGACCGCGACACCGCATACGAAGTCGAATCGTTCCTCTATCACGAGGCCGAGTTACTGGATACTTGGAAGCTGCCGGAATGGCTAGAGCTGCTGACCGAGGACTGTTCATACCTCGTACCATCCACGGACGCAATCGATTCCACCACTCCTGACGAGACCGTCTTCATCATCGCCGATTCCTACCCTCAGATCGTGGGGCGGGTGGAACGCCTGGAAAGTGAGATGGCGTTCGTCGAGCGACCACGCTCACGCACCCGCCGGTTGATTACCAACGTGCGCGTCCACGACAACGCCGGGAATGGTTTCGAGGTGCGGTCGAACTTCGTCGTCTACCGGTATCGGCGCAGCGCATCACATCTGTTCACCGGTGAGTACCGCCATGTGCTGGTACGCGGGGCGGACGGCCGCTTCCGCATCCGGGAGCGCCGGGCCACGCTGGACTGCGAGGACCTCCGGCCGCAAGGAAAAGTCAGTTTCATTCTGTGA
- a CDS encoding fumarylacetoacetate hydrolase family protein, whose protein sequence is MRVANFGGRLTLVVEGDGIDVEKASNGLFSADPAAVYDRWTEFRRWASSGVDFPAEPIDEQSLGAPSPRPRQVFSIGANYPDHAEEADFTLPEVMEVFSKFPSSIAGPNADVPLPKDTVDWEAELVVVIGTAAHRVAKKDAWDHIAGVMAGQDYSERERQMAASQWGLAKSYPAFGPTGPWLVTPDELPNPDDAGITCWVNGEQVQHARTSRMIYSVPDIVAELSLYCTLYPGDLIFTGTMAGVGFIRKPPRYLAPGDIVETEVEGVGRMRNQMLPGGAR, encoded by the coding sequence GTGCGTGTAGCCAATTTCGGTGGCCGGTTGACATTGGTTGTCGAGGGCGATGGCATCGACGTCGAGAAGGCCAGCAACGGTCTGTTTTCAGCCGATCCGGCAGCCGTCTACGACCGGTGGACGGAGTTTCGGCGCTGGGCCTCCTCAGGGGTCGACTTTCCCGCCGAACCGATCGATGAGCAGAGCCTGGGAGCGCCGTCACCAAGGCCGCGCCAGGTTTTCTCGATCGGCGCAAATTATCCGGACCACGCCGAAGAGGCCGATTTCACCCTGCCTGAGGTGATGGAGGTCTTCTCGAAGTTCCCTTCCTCGATCGCCGGGCCGAACGCCGACGTTCCGCTCCCCAAGGACACGGTGGACTGGGAAGCCGAACTCGTCGTCGTCATCGGGACAGCAGCGCATCGCGTGGCGAAGAAGGACGCCTGGGATCACATCGCCGGAGTGATGGCGGGCCAAGACTATTCGGAACGGGAGCGGCAGATGGCCGCCAGCCAGTGGGGTCTGGCAAAGTCGTACCCGGCTTTCGGTCCGACCGGACCGTGGCTCGTGACACCGGATGAACTACCCAACCCAGACGATGCTGGCATCACCTGCTGGGTCAACGGTGAGCAAGTGCAACACGCGCGCACATCGCGGATGATCTATTCGGTACCGGACATTGTCGCCGAATTATCGCTTTACTGCACGCTTTATCCCGGCGATCTGATCTTTACCGGGACCATGGCCGGCGTCGGTTTCATCCGTAAACCGCCCCGCTATCTGGCACCGGGCGACATTGTCGAGACCGAAGTCGAGGGAGTCGGACGGATGCGCAACCAGATGTTGCCTGGCGGGGCCCGCTAG
- a CDS encoding AMP-binding protein codes for MPGTRVMRRWHDEAQAQKYRDAGIWSDQTLPEMFDEHVAAHPEKLAVIDGEVRWTYGELADLTQRGAQLLLDLGVRPGDPVAAQLPTCALLPVINLAANRIGAYMVAMPTRWRRAEVGSLLATIGAEVLISVESDRDIDVRALHEELRPTLPDLREVLYARTGSVGSFESRVRAAEPINPRTARGLRCDPDQPAHVMCSSGTTGVPKASLWSANDMIAFLVHQTAPALKLTSDDVAGAIAPAGQGSTGYVFPILMPLLTGATSVMLEHWKPQPALDLIVRERVTYATAIPTQLVMMLDLDLESADLSAFTRFNNAGAPLPPRVAEEIERRMGCVVQNVYGTTDGGVPTMTTVHDSEWARWNTVGKICAGEELELRAPDGTLVIPGDTGEVFWRGANNTWGYLNQADYDKANWDTDGWYRSGDLGCVQDGYLRIVGRAKDMILRGGMNIFPFEVETVLIKHPAVAAVAIIPVPDDRLGERACAVVVPAGEPPTLNDLTAFLDAQGLAKFKFPEQLVLVDELPTNPGGKVDKGRLHQLVAAQTQPA; via the coding sequence ATGCCGGGAACGAGGGTGATGCGCCGCTGGCACGACGAGGCGCAGGCGCAGAAATACCGGGACGCTGGTATCTGGAGTGACCAAACCCTGCCAGAGATGTTCGACGAGCACGTTGCAGCACATCCCGAGAAGCTGGCTGTGATCGACGGCGAAGTCCGATGGACCTACGGCGAATTGGCGGATCTCACGCAACGCGGCGCCCAACTTCTGCTGGATCTGGGCGTCCGTCCCGGTGACCCGGTGGCCGCCCAGCTACCCACCTGCGCTCTGCTGCCGGTGATCAACCTCGCGGCGAACCGCATCGGTGCCTACATGGTCGCGATGCCCACCCGGTGGCGCCGGGCCGAAGTGGGGTCACTGCTCGCCACGATCGGTGCGGAGGTGCTGATCAGTGTCGAGTCCGACAGGGATATCGACGTTCGGGCACTGCACGAGGAGCTGCGCCCCACACTGCCGGATCTGCGTGAAGTGCTGTACGCGCGAACAGGTTCGGTGGGCTCGTTCGAATCGCGCGTGCGGGCCGCCGAGCCGATCAATCCCCGGACCGCACGCGGGCTGCGGTGCGACCCGGATCAGCCGGCGCATGTGATGTGCTCGTCGGGAACCACCGGTGTGCCGAAGGCCTCGCTGTGGAGCGCCAACGACATGATCGCCTTCCTCGTTCATCAGACGGCGCCAGCGCTCAAACTGACATCCGATGACGTGGCCGGCGCAATCGCGCCCGCCGGACAGGGCTCCACCGGCTATGTCTTTCCGATTCTGATGCCGCTGCTCACCGGTGCCACAAGTGTCATGTTGGAGCATTGGAAGCCGCAGCCCGCGCTGGATCTCATTGTGCGCGAACGGGTCACGTACGCCACCGCCATCCCGACCCAGTTGGTCATGATGCTCGACCTCGACCTGGAGTCCGCGGACCTGTCGGCCTTCACCCGCTTCAACAACGCTGGCGCTCCTTTGCCCCCACGGGTCGCCGAAGAGATCGAGCGGCGGATGGGCTGCGTTGTGCAGAATGTGTACGGCACCACCGATGGCGGTGTGCCCACGATGACCACGGTCCACGATTCTGAGTGGGCGCGATGGAATACCGTTGGAAAGATCTGTGCGGGTGAGGAGCTTGAACTGCGGGCTCCGGACGGGACTTTGGTAATACCGGGGGATACCGGTGAGGTGTTTTGGCGTGGTGCCAACAACACGTGGGGCTATCTGAATCAAGCCGACTACGACAAGGCGAACTGGGACACCGACGGCTGGTATCGCTCTGGGGATCTGGGCTGCGTGCAGGACGGCTACCTGCGCATCGTGGGGCGGGCTAAGGACATGATCCTAAGGGGCGGCATGAACATCTTTCCGTTTGAGGTGGAGACCGTGCTGATCAAGCATCCCGCCGTCGCTGCGGTCGCGATCATCCCGGTCCCAGACGATCGGCTGGGTGAGCGGGCCTGCGCCGTCGTCGTGCCGGCAGGTGAACCTCCAACGCTAAATGACCTTACGGCTTTCCTTGACGCGCAGGGCCTCGCCAAATTCAAGTTCCCCGAACAGCTTGTCTTGGTTGACGAGCTTCCCACCAACCCGGGTGGGAAAGTGGACAAAGGCCGGCTGCACCAACTGGTCGCCGCGCAAACCCAACCTGCTTAA
- a CDS encoding carboxymuconolactone decarboxylase family protein, translating into MPASRIPYLAAAEAPEAIAKRLAALPDLTLDDQLRELAILRVAYLTPGAEYEWVQHEAIAREIGVEPARIAAARYEAVTESDDALVLAFTEQVVLRAPPDDETFTACAARFSSREIVELILVIGQYMMLGRLMATARIDIDLPTHLDRLVPKPKGPHG; encoded by the coding sequence GTGCCGGCGAGCCGCATCCCGTATCTCGCTGCCGCCGAAGCGCCGGAGGCGATTGCCAAGCGGCTGGCGGCTCTTCCCGATCTCACGCTGGACGACCAACTGCGCGAACTGGCGATTCTGCGGGTCGCGTATCTGACACCGGGCGCAGAATACGAATGGGTTCAGCACGAGGCGATCGCCCGGGAGATCGGTGTTGAGCCGGCGCGGATCGCCGCGGCGCGATACGAAGCTGTAACGGAATCCGATGACGCGCTGGTGTTGGCCTTCACCGAGCAGGTGGTTCTGCGCGCGCCGCCCGACGACGAAACGTTCACGGCCTGCGCGGCGCGCTTCAGCAGCCGAGAGATTGTGGAACTCATCCTGGTCATCGGTCAGTACATGATGCTGGGCCGCCTGATGGCGACCGCACGGATAGACATCGATCTCCCAACACATCTGGACCGGCTGGTCCCCAAACCGAAAGGCCCACATGGTTGA
- a CDS encoding enoyl-CoA hydratase-related protein, whose amino-acid sequence MVDYEDIIYDVTDRVATVTINRPKSLNAFTRTTLLEMVEAISKAGADPQVGVIVITGTGERAFCAGGDVNSEADGALENRGEEDRGLENYVKDVYAAIRQSLKPTIARVNGYAIGGGNHMAYFCDFTIASEAAIFGQNGPRVASPAQGWIVSYLVRVLGAKRAREMWFLCRRYTAAQALDWGLVNAVVPAADLDTEVRRWADELLSMSPTVLKLLKMSFDEEYAPMRDYQEKDYLPIVKPDFFASGEQAEGASAFLEKRSPNFDVWR is encoded by the coding sequence ATGGTTGACTACGAAGACATCATCTACGACGTGACTGACCGCGTCGCGACTGTAACTATCAATCGGCCGAAGTCGCTCAACGCATTCACGCGAACGACATTGCTTGAGATGGTCGAGGCGATCTCGAAGGCCGGCGCTGATCCGCAAGTCGGTGTCATCGTTATCACGGGAACAGGCGAGCGCGCCTTTTGTGCCGGCGGCGATGTCAACTCGGAGGCCGACGGAGCTTTGGAGAATCGCGGCGAGGAAGATCGCGGCCTCGAGAACTACGTCAAGGATGTGTATGCCGCGATTCGGCAGAGCCTGAAACCCACGATCGCCCGGGTCAACGGCTACGCGATCGGCGGCGGAAACCACATGGCCTACTTCTGTGACTTCACCATTGCCTCGGAAGCAGCGATATTCGGCCAGAACGGACCGCGCGTGGCAAGCCCGGCCCAGGGCTGGATCGTCTCGTATCTTGTTCGGGTATTGGGCGCCAAGCGCGCCAGAGAGATGTGGTTTCTGTGCCGTCGGTACACGGCGGCTCAGGCCCTGGACTGGGGTCTGGTGAACGCGGTGGTCCCCGCGGCTGATCTCGATACCGAAGTTCGTCGGTGGGCAGACGAACTGCTTTCGATGAGTCCCACTGTGCTCAAACTGCTCAAGATGTCGTTCGACGAGGAGTACGCGCCGATGCGGGATTATCAGGAGAAGGATTACCTGCCCATCGTCAAGCCGGATTTCTTCGCCAGCGGTGAGCAGGCCGAGGGGGCCAGCGCTTTCCTCGAGAAGCGCAGCCCGAATTTCGACGTCTGGCGCTGA
- a CDS encoding CaiB/BaiF CoA transferase family protein, with the protein MQKPMTGVRVLEVAQFTFVPTAGAVLADWGADVIKIENPVTGDAQRGLVTVAGRSATTPGVSFSPTIEAPNRGKRSVGLSLALKQTRPVFEELVRRSDVFLTNLLPQARAKLRIDLDEVRRINPSIVYVAGSGFGSEGPDRETGAHDATAFWARAGNADGVTPTESEVPTGMPAGAFGDNIGGITIAGAVAAALYGRQTTGQPSVIDVSLLAVGAWANQSSVNLAMLYGCPLPKIDQRTQAPGNPLTGAYRCSDGRFIQLSMLQPTRYWTPVCRLFGLEAAAVDERFASLESLAAHADEATALLADAIASRTFGECTRLLSLLRGQWSPVQDAWEVAHDESLVANGRIADVRDAQGNEQRLVANPVKFDEAAAHLTRAPMFAEHTDEVLRELGIGDHDLIELKIEGAIT; encoded by the coding sequence ATGCAGAAACCGATGACCGGTGTGCGCGTGCTCGAAGTCGCGCAATTCACCTTCGTGCCTACCGCCGGTGCGGTCCTCGCCGACTGGGGCGCCGACGTCATCAAGATCGAGAACCCGGTTACCGGAGATGCACAACGGGGGCTCGTCACGGTCGCCGGTCGCTCCGCCACCACACCGGGAGTCTCGTTCTCGCCCACGATCGAGGCCCCCAACCGCGGTAAGCGCAGTGTCGGACTGTCCTTGGCGTTGAAACAGACTCGGCCGGTGTTCGAGGAACTCGTCCGGCGCAGCGACGTCTTCCTGACCAACTTGCTGCCCCAGGCGCGGGCGAAATTGCGGATCGACCTTGATGAGGTACGGCGTATCAATCCGTCGATCGTCTACGTCGCGGGCAGCGGATTCGGGAGCGAAGGTCCCGACCGCGAGACGGGAGCGCACGACGCGACGGCGTTCTGGGCGCGCGCAGGCAACGCCGACGGAGTCACGCCGACGGAATCCGAGGTGCCGACGGGCATGCCGGCGGGCGCATTCGGCGACAACATCGGTGGCATCACCATCGCGGGCGCGGTAGCCGCCGCCCTCTACGGCAGGCAAACGACTGGGCAGCCGTCGGTCATCGACGTCTCGCTGCTGGCGGTCGGGGCGTGGGCCAACCAGTCCAGCGTCAACCTTGCCATGCTCTACGGCTGTCCGCTGCCGAAGATCGACCAGCGGACGCAGGCGCCAGGCAATCCGCTCACCGGCGCCTACCGATGCTCGGACGGACGCTTCATACAGCTTTCGATGCTTCAGCCCACTCGCTATTGGACTCCCGTCTGCCGGCTCTTCGGACTCGAGGCGGCCGCCGTGGACGAGCGATTCGCCTCGCTCGAGTCGTTGGCGGCGCACGCCGATGAGGCCACCGCGCTGCTCGCCGACGCCATCGCATCGCGGACCTTCGGGGAGTGCACGCGGCTGCTGAGTCTGCTAAGGGGCCAGTGGTCTCCAGTGCAGGACGCCTGGGAAGTCGCCCATGACGAATCGCTGGTCGCCAACGGGCGCATCGCCGACGTCCGGGACGCTCAGGGAAATGAACAGCGGTTGGTGGCGAACCCGGTGAAGTTCGATGAGGCGGCCGCCCACCTGACCCGGGCGCCGATGTTCGCCGAACACACCGACGAGGTATTGCGGGAATTGGGCATCGGCGACCACGACCTGATCGAACTCAAGATCGAAGGTGCCATCACCTGA
- a CDS encoding thioesterase family protein: MTDSSADPSASAPTSFFVTDGKGYVPTLLARGPWGPSLSGNYIGGLLGRAVEQEVDDVDLQPARLTVDLLRPVALQPLQVHSSVVRDGRRLRLVDAVMTQNDVMVARAGGLFLRRSEHAVDTVWTSPVAMPPVPAEPDVLAADVPMVFHSFGRDPVAGSPGVGVKEWRHYGQKFAWMRETKFLVDDEPLSPFTRAVMAGDVTSSLTHWGTEGLQFINADYTITLSRLPEGVYIGLAAVTHYGHAGVATGVATLFDETGPIGSGMATALANPGFTPPPSIVST; encoded by the coding sequence ATGACAGATTCATCGGCGGATCCATCCGCCTCGGCGCCGACGAGCTTCTTCGTCACCGACGGAAAAGGCTATGTTCCAACCCTTTTGGCGAGAGGACCGTGGGGTCCGTCGCTCAGCGGTAATTACATCGGCGGGTTACTCGGGCGAGCGGTCGAGCAAGAAGTCGACGATGTCGACCTTCAGCCCGCCCGGCTGACGGTCGACCTGCTCAGGCCCGTGGCGTTGCAACCCCTGCAGGTGCACTCTTCGGTGGTGCGCGACGGCCGCCGGCTGCGACTGGTCGACGCGGTCATGACGCAGAACGACGTGATGGTGGCCCGGGCCGGCGGATTGTTCCTTCGCCGCAGCGAGCATGCCGTGGACACGGTGTGGACGTCGCCGGTCGCCATGCCCCCAGTCCCGGCGGAGCCCGATGTGTTGGCGGCCGATGTCCCGATGGTCTTCCACTCGTTCGGCCGAGACCCGGTCGCGGGCAGTCCGGGTGTCGGCGTCAAAGAGTGGCGACACTACGGGCAGAAGTTCGCGTGGATGCGGGAGACCAAGTTTCTCGTCGACGACGAGCCGCTGTCGCCCTTCACTCGCGCCGTCATGGCCGGCGATGTCACCAGTTCGTTGACCCATTGGGGCACCGAGGGACTGCAGTTCATCAACGCCGACTACACGATCACGCTCAGTCGCTTGCCGGAGGGCGTCTACATCGGATTGGCCGCGGTCACGCACTACGGCCACGCCGGCGTCGCGACCGGCGTGGCGACGCTGTTCGACGAAACCGGGCCAATCGGCAGCGGTATGGCAACGGCATTGGCGAACCCCGGATTCACGCCACCGCCGTCAATAGTGTCGACCTGA
- a CDS encoding alpha/beta fold hydrolase, whose amino-acid sequence MALPGLVLVHGGEHAGDCWDLVVAELRREEPELRTLAVDLPGRGRTPGDLATATIGEWVDSVVADIERERLGDIVIAGHSMAGVTVPGVVTKLGSARVREMVLVSAFVPRQGQAIVDTLGGPLASFARFAARGGRPFKVPSVAAQYAFCNGMTRQQRRLAMSRLYTEAARIPAEPVDRSGFPGDVPRTWVLTTRDRCLSQSSQHASIAALGGVQRVIPIDACHDVMFSHPERLAQILLERCRLRGSVQ is encoded by the coding sequence ATGGCGCTGCCCGGCCTCGTGCTCGTCCACGGCGGCGAACACGCCGGTGACTGCTGGGACCTCGTCGTCGCCGAATTGCGACGGGAAGAGCCGGAATTGCGCACCCTCGCGGTGGATCTACCGGGCCGCGGCCGCACGCCAGGCGACTTGGCGACCGCCACTATCGGCGAGTGGGTAGATTCGGTCGTCGCCGACATCGAGCGGGAACGTCTGGGCGACATCGTGATCGCCGGCCACTCGATGGCCGGCGTCACAGTCCCCGGCGTCGTCACCAAACTTGGCTCCGCCCGAGTACGCGAGATGGTTCTCGTCAGCGCGTTCGTCCCGCGCCAGGGACAGGCGATCGTCGACACCCTGGGCGGTCCGCTCGCGTCCTTCGCGCGCTTCGCCGCGCGAGGCGGCAGACCGTTCAAGGTTCCAAGCGTGGCCGCGCAGTACGCGTTCTGCAACGGCATGACGAGGCAACAGCGCCGGCTGGCGATGTCGCGGTTGTACACCGAAGCGGCGCGAATTCCCGCAGAACCGGTGGACCGTAGCGGATTTCCCGGCGACGTGCCGCGCACCTGGGTGCTGACCACCCGAGACCGGTGCCTGTCGCAGAGCTCCCAGCACGCGAGCATCGCGGCGCTCGGCGGCGTGCAACGGGTGATCCCCATCGACGCCTGCCACGACGTGATGTTCAGCCATCCAGAACGCCTGGCGCAGATCCTCCTCGAGCGATGCCGCCTGCGAGGGAGCGTCCAATGA